The proteins below are encoded in one region of Populus alba chromosome 2, ASM523922v2, whole genome shotgun sequence:
- the LOC118035788 gene encoding U-box domain-containing protein 30 has product MPMFEAKSYRNVKLDASAGGQVLDLETAVKDGILGGVTGGGLVCAGVAEKLDLKKMVEELESIEVPTVFICPISLDPMQDPVTLCTGQTYERYNILKWFSLGHCTCPTTMQELWDDTVTPNRTMQQLIYSWFSQKFLATKKRSEDVQGRAIELLDNLKKVKGQAKVQTLKELRQVVAAHSTARKAVLDNGGTALVTSLLGPFTTHAVGSEAVGILVNLDLDFATQSNLRQPARISLMVDMLNEGSIETKINCTRLMEMLMEGNDFEHENMSSLRLLVGLLRLVKDKKHPNGLLAGLGLLKSICSHESVRGSVVSIGTVPPLVELLPSLNNECLELALYILDVLSSISEGRLALKVCANTIPNVVKLLMRVSETCTRLALSILWAVCMLAPEECTALAVEAGLAAKLLLVIQSGCNPVLKQQSVELLKLCSLNYTSTIFISECKLTRTIQ; this is encoded by the coding sequence ATGCCGATGTTTGAAGCAAAGAGCTATAGAAACGTAAAGCTAGATGCGAGTGCTGGTGGCCAAGTTCTAGACCTAGAAACTGCCGTTAAGGATGGCATTTTGGGCGGTGTTACCGGCGGCGGTTTAGTTTGTGCTGGTGTGGCGGAGAAATTGGATCTGAAGAAGATGGTTGAAGAGCTTGAATCAATAGAAGTGCCGACGGTGTTTATATGTCCGATTTCGTTAGACCCAATGCAAGACCCAGTGACTCTTTGCACCGGACAGACTTACGAGAGATACAACATCCTCAAATGGTTCTCTCTGGGTCATTGCACGTGCCCCACTACAATGCAAGAGCTTTGGGATGATACGGTAACGCCAAACAGGACTATGCAGCAGCTGATTTATAGCTGGTTCTCGCAGAAGTTCTTAGCCACGAAGAAGAGATCAGAGGATGTGCAAGGAAGGGCTATTGAACTTCTGGATAATCTGAAGAAAGTTAAGGGTCAAGCTAAAGTGCAGACTTTGAAGGAACTTAGGCAGGTTGTGGCTGCACATTCTACGGCAAGGAAGGCTGTGTTGGATAATGGCGGGACTGCCTTGGTTACATCTTTATTGGGCCCCTTTACCACTCATGCTGTCGGGTCTGAGGCTGTTGGAATTCTAGTGAATTTGGATCTCGATTTTGCAACCCAGTCGAATTTGAGGCAACCTGCAAGGATTTCGTTAATGGTGGATATGTTGAATGAGGGTTCTATCGAGACCAAGATTAATTGTACCCGATTGATGGAAATGTTGATGGAAGGGAATGATTTTGAGCATGAAAACATGTCGAGCTTGAGACTTTTAGTTGGTTTGTTGAGGTTGGTGAAAGACAAGAAACACCCAAATGGTTTATTGGCTGGACTTGGTTTGTTAAAGAGTATTTGTTCACATGAATCGGTAAGGGGCTCAGTTGTGAGCATTGGGACAGTTCCTCCATTAGTGGAGCTATTGCCAAGTTTGAATAATGAGTGCTTGGAATTAGCGCTCTATATTCTGGATGTTCTTTCAAGTATTTCCGAGGGAAGATTGGCTTTGAAGGTTTGTGCCAACACAATACCGAATGTGGTGAAGTTATTGATGAGGGTTTCCGAGACATGCACGCGGCTTGCTTTGTCGATATTATGGGCAGTTTGCATGCTCGCACCAGAAGAATGTACTGCACTTGCTGTGGAGGCGGGTTTGGCAGCCAAACTACTACTAGTAATACAGAGTGGTTGCAATCCAGTGTTGAAGCAGCAATCGGTTGAACTATTGAAATTGTGTAGTCTAAATTACACATCTACCATTTTTATTTCCGAGTGTAAGCTTACGAGAACAATACAGTGA